The Streptococcus pluranimalium genome contains a region encoding:
- a CDS encoding ABC transporter permease, translated as MSKRMQHILVPIISVILGLVLGALIMLVFGYDPIWGYEGLFQIAFGSVKNIGEILRAMGPLILIALGFTVASRAGFFNIGLSGQAYAGWIAAGWFALANPDFPRPLMIFMTVIIAAIAGGIVGAIPGFLRAFLGTSEVIVTIMMNYIILFGGNAIIQRVFSKDIMRTTDSSIYVSQNATYQSEWLGALTNNSRLNIGIFFAIIAVLVIWFLLNKTTLGFEIRSVGLNPNASEYAGMSAKRTIILSMIISGALAGLGGVVEGLGTFENVYVQSTSLTIGFDGMAVSLLASNNPIGIIFAAFLFGVLNVGAPGMNIAGIPPELVKVVTASIIFFVGAHYLIERFIKPKKQMKGGN; from the coding sequence ATGTCTAAAAGAATGCAACACATCTTGGTTCCCATTATTTCAGTTATTTTGGGACTTGTTTTGGGCGCGCTTATTATGCTCGTCTTTGGTTATGATCCTATTTGGGGTTATGAAGGTTTGTTCCAAATTGCATTTGGAAGTGTTAAGAATATCGGTGAAATCCTACGTGCAATGGGTCCGTTAATCCTTATCGCTCTTGGTTTTACTGTCGCTAGTAGAGCAGGATTTTTCAATATCGGTTTGTCAGGACAAGCTTACGCAGGATGGATTGCTGCAGGATGGTTTGCACTTGCTAATCCAGATTTTCCTCGCCCTCTTATGATTTTCATGACTGTCATTATCGCAGCTATTGCAGGTGGTATTGTTGGTGCTATTCCTGGTTTTCTTCGTGCGTTTTTAGGAACAAGTGAAGTTATTGTCACTATCATGATGAATTATATTATTCTTTTTGGTGGGAATGCTATTATACAACGCGTCTTTTCAAAAGATATTATGCGTACAACTGACTCATCCATATATGTTAGTCAAAATGCTACCTATCAATCAGAATGGTTGGGTGCTTTAACAAATAACTCACGTTTAAACATTGGAATTTTCTTTGCTATTATAGCAGTCCTTGTTATTTGGTTCTTGCTTAATAAGACAACACTTGGTTTTGAAATTCGCTCAGTTGGTTTGAATCCTAATGCTAGTGAGTATGCGGGAATGTCTGCCAAACGTACGATTATCTTGTCCATGATTATTTCAGGAGCATTGGCTGGACTCGGTGGTGTTGTTGAAGGTTTGGGAACTTTTGAAAACGTCTATGTTCAAAGTACTTCGCTAACAATCGGTTTTGATGGGATGGCAGTCAGTCTTCTAGCGTCAAATAATCCTATTGGCATTATTTTTGCGGCCTTCCTATTCGGTGTTCTTAATGTAGGAGCACCAGGGATGAATATTGCGGGTATTCCTCCAGAACTTGTTAAGGTTGTAACGGCATCTATTATCTTCTTTGTAGGTGCTCATTACCTTATTGAACGATTTATCAAACCCAAAAAACAAATGAAAGGTGGTAACTAA
- a CDS encoding ABC transporter ATP-binding protein, which produces MTQNVIEMREITKIFGDFVANDKINLNLQKGEIHALLGENGAGKSTLMNMLAGLLEPTSGEIVVNGQSVVIDSPSKSSRIGIGMVHQHFMLVEAFTVAENIILGNEVTSGIALDMKKAQEEIVALSEKYGLAINPKAKVADISVGAQQRVEILKTLYRGADILIFDEPTAVLTPAEIAEFMIIMKNLTKEGKSIILITHKLDEIRAVADRVTVIRRGKSIETVEVGDATSQELAEMMVGRSVSFKTEKVASVPGDVILSIKNLVVDENRGVPAVKDLSLDVRAGEIVGIAGIDGNGQSELIQAIAGLRKVKSGHITIKGQDATKLSSRKITELSVGHIPEDRHRDGLVLDMTLAENVALQTYYKEPLSKNGVLNYNKMNEYARKLMTEFDVRGASELVPAKGFSGGNQQKAIIAREIDRNPDLLIVSQPTRGLDVGAIEYIRKRIIEERTNGKAVLVVSFELDEILDLSDRIAVIHDGKIQGIVTPENTNKQELGILMAGGTVAKEETHV; this is translated from the coding sequence ATGACACAGAATGTCATTGAAATGAGAGAAATTACCAAAATTTTTGGTGATTTTGTCGCAAATGATAAGATTAATTTGAATTTGCAAAAAGGTGAAATCCATGCCCTTCTTGGGGAAAATGGGGCAGGCAAGTCGACATTGATGAATATGTTGGCAGGTCTTTTAGAACCTACAAGTGGAGAAATTGTTGTAAATGGTCAATCTGTAGTTATTGACTCACCATCAAAATCTTCTCGAATTGGTATTGGAATGGTTCACCAGCACTTTATGCTTGTTGAAGCCTTTACTGTTGCTGAAAATATTATTCTAGGAAACGAAGTAACTTCTGGAATTGCTTTGGATATGAAAAAGGCTCAAGAAGAAATCGTTGCCTTGTCAGAAAAGTATGGTCTTGCTATTAATCCTAAAGCCAAAGTTGCTGATATTTCTGTAGGAGCTCAACAGCGGGTTGAAATCCTAAAAACCTTGTATCGCGGAGCTGATATTCTTATCTTTGATGAACCGACAGCTGTGTTAACACCTGCTGAGATTGCTGAATTTATGATAATCATGAAGAACCTAACCAAAGAAGGAAAATCAATTATCTTGATTACTCATAAATTGGACGAAATTCGTGCGGTAGCTGATCGAGTAACTGTTATTCGTCGTGGAAAGAGTATTGAAACAGTAGAAGTTGGCGATGCAACATCACAAGAATTGGCTGAAATGATGGTTGGTCGTTCAGTTTCTTTCAAAACGGAGAAAGTAGCTTCTGTCCCAGGAGATGTCATCCTCTCCATTAAAAATCTAGTTGTTGATGAAAATCGTGGTGTCCCAGCTGTAAAAGATCTCTCATTAGATGTTCGTGCAGGGGAGATTGTTGGTATTGCTGGTATTGATGGTAACGGTCAAAGTGAGTTAATCCAAGCCATTGCTGGTTTGCGTAAGGTAAAATCAGGTCATATTACGATTAAAGGGCAAGATGCAACTAAATTGTCTTCTCGTAAGATTACAGAACTCAGTGTTGGTCATATCCCTGAGGATCGTCATAGAGATGGCTTGGTTTTGGATATGACCTTGGCTGAGAATGTTGCTTTACAGACTTATTACAAGGAACCGTTGAGCAAAAATGGTGTATTGAACTATAATAAAATGAATGAGTATGCTCGCAAATTGATGACGGAATTTGATGTCCGTGGTGCTAGTGAATTAGTTCCTGCCAAAGGGTTCTCAGGAGGAAATCAACAAAAAGCTATCATTGCTCGTGAAATTGATCGTAATCCAGATCTTTTAATTGTTAGTCAGCCAACTCGAGGACTTGATGTCGGTGCTATTGAATATATTCGAAAACGTATCATTGAAGAGCGAACTAACGGTAAAGCAGTCCTAGTGGTCAGTTTTGAACTTGATGAAATATTGGATCTTTCTGATAGAATTGCCGTTATTCATGATGGTAAAATTCAAGGCATCGTTACTCCAGAAAATACTAATAAACAAGAACTTGGTATCTTGATGGCAGGTGGGACAGTAGCGAAGGAGGAAACTCATGTCTAA
- a CDS encoding BMP family lipoprotein yields the protein MNKKIVGIGLASVAVLTLAACGNRGGSKSDKDDAGLKVAMVTDTGGVDDKSFNQSAWEGLQAWGKDNGLEKGKGFDYFQSTSESDYANNLDTAISSGYQLVFGIGFALHDAIEKAAEDNPETNFVIIDDVIEGKDNVASATFADNEAAYLAGIAAAKTTKTKTVGFIGGMESDVITRFEKGFEAGVKSVDDSINIKVDYAGSFGDAAKGKTIAAAQYAGGADIVYQVAGGTGVGVFSEAKSLNEGKAESEKVWVIGVDRDQKDEGKYTSKDGKESNFVLASTLKEVGKTLELISTQAKDNKFPGGDVTVYGLKDGGVDIATTNVDEATVKEIEKAKEQIKSGEIKVPKK from the coding sequence ATGAACAAAAAGATTGTTGGTATTGGTCTAGCTTCAGTAGCTGTTCTTACTCTTGCTGCCTGTGGAAATCGTGGTGGTTCAAAGTCAGATAAAGATGATGCTGGTCTTAAAGTTGCAATGGTAACTGATACTGGTGGTGTTGATGACAAATCATTTAACCAATCAGCTTGGGAAGGTCTTCAAGCTTGGGGTAAAGATAACGGTTTGGAAAAAGGTAAAGGATTCGATTATTTCCAATCAACTAGTGAATCTGACTACGCTAATAACCTAGATACAGCTATCTCAAGTGGTTATCAACTTGTTTTCGGTATTGGTTTTGCTCTACATGATGCGATTGAAAAAGCTGCCGAAGATAATCCCGAAACAAATTTTGTCATCATTGACGATGTGATTGAAGGTAAAGATAACGTTGCCAGCGCAACATTTGCTGATAATGAAGCGGCTTACTTAGCTGGTATTGCAGCTGCAAAAACAACAAAAACTAAAACGGTTGGCTTTATAGGTGGTATGGAGTCTGATGTTATCACACGTTTTGAAAAAGGTTTTGAAGCTGGTGTTAAATCTGTAGACGACTCAATTAACATTAAAGTTGATTATGCTGGATCTTTTGGTGACGCGGCTAAGGGTAAAACAATTGCAGCTGCTCAATACGCAGGTGGTGCTGATATTGTTTATCAAGTTGCTGGTGGAACTGGTGTAGGGGTTTTCAGTGAAGCTAAATCACTCAACGAAGGTAAAGCAGAATCTGAAAAAGTATGGGTTATCGGTGTTGACCGTGATCAAAAAGACGAAGGTAAATATACTTCTAAAGATGGCAAAGAATCAAACTTTGTTCTAGCATCAACTCTTAAGGAAGTGGGTAAAACACTTGAACTCATTTCAACACAAGCTAAAGACAACAAGTTCCCTGGTGGGGATGTGACTGTTTATGGTCTTAAAGATGGTGGTGTAGATATCGCTACAACAAACGTTGACGAGGCTACTGTAAAAGAAATCGAAAAAGCTAAAGAACAAATTAAATCAGGTGAGATAAAAGTACCTAAAAAATAA
- a CDS encoding cytidine deaminase, which translates to MNTTDLITLAIEASKNAYVPYSHFPIGAAVLTKSGQVFQGCNIENISFGLCNCGERTAIFKAVSEGYRELEAIAVYGETEEPVSPCGACRQVMVEFFESTSKVILISQNGKTVEMTVEELLPYSFTDLN; encoded by the coding sequence ATGAATACTACTGACCTTATTACTTTAGCTATAGAAGCAAGCAAAAATGCTTATGTCCCTTATTCACATTTTCCGATTGGAGCTGCAGTTCTAACCAAGTCTGGTCAGGTATTCCAAGGATGTAATATTGAAAATATTAGTTTTGGCTTGTGTAATTGTGGAGAGCGAACGGCTATTTTTAAGGCGGTTTCCGAAGGATATCGTGAACTGGAAGCAATAGCAGTTTATGGTGAAACAGAAGAACCAGTTTCTCCTTGTGGTGCTTGCCGACAAGTTATGGTTGAATTTTTTGAGTCAACCTCTAAAGTTATTTTAATTTCACAAAATGGTAAGACAGTCGAGATGACAGTCGAAGAGTTACTTCCGTACTCTTTTACAGATTTGAACTAA
- a CDS encoding class I SAM-dependent methyltransferase: MANMYYEENPNSSHDIKELNVNLLGDSFSFKTDAGVFSKKMIDFGSQVLLSTLTFHKNDTLLDLGCGYGPLGIALAKVQGVKATMVDINNRAIDLARENAQANDVEVDIFQSNIYDKVTGRFDHIISNPPIRAGKEVVHRILVEAFDYLNPDGDLTIVIQKKQGAPSAKAKMQEIFGNVEILKKDKGYYILRSVK, encoded by the coding sequence ATGGCTAATATGTACTATGAGGAAAATCCCAATAGCAGTCATGATATAAAAGAATTAAACGTGAATCTTTTAGGAGATAGTTTTTCTTTTAAGACTGATGCGGGTGTCTTCTCTAAAAAAATGATTGACTTTGGTAGCCAAGTCTTATTATCAACGTTAACATTTCATAAAAATGATACGCTACTTGATCTTGGTTGTGGTTATGGTCCGCTTGGGATTGCTTTAGCCAAAGTTCAAGGTGTTAAAGCCACGATGGTAGATATTAATAATCGTGCGATTGATTTAGCAAGAGAAAATGCACAAGCTAATGATGTAGAGGTAGACATTTTTCAATCTAATATTTATGATAAGGTGACTGGAAGATTTGATCATATTATCTCTAATCCTCCTATTCGTGCAGGAAAAGAAGTTGTCCATAGAATCTTGGTAGAAGCATTTGATTACCTCAATCCAGATGGTGATTTAACAATTGTTATTCAGAAAAAACAAGGCGCACCCAGCGCAAAAGCCAAAATGCAAGAGATATTTGGTAATGTTGAAATCCTAAAAAAAGATAAAGGCTATTATATTTTAAGAAGTGTAAAATAA
- the coaA gene encoding type I pantothenate kinase, protein MIHDLINFKNISRQEWQQLHRHSPNLLTSDELEALRSLNDHIELEDVKDIYLPLINLINIYKKSVDDLAFSKSLFLKDQLNKRPFIIGISGSVAVGKSTTSRLLQLLLSRTHPECKVEMVTTDGFLYPNQTLIDKGILERKGFPESYDMPRLLHFLDTIKNGRKVDIPIYSHEIYDIIPNTVLSLEAPDFLIVEGINVFQNPQNERLYIADYFDFSIYIDAHTEHIEKWYLERFSKLLLIAQKDTTNYYHRFTKLTKQEALGIAKHTWESINLVNLKHYIEPSRSRADIILHKSLNHKIDEIYLKK, encoded by the coding sequence ATGATTCATGATTTAATCAATTTTAAAAATATTTCTCGACAAGAATGGCAACAGTTACATCGCCATTCTCCCAACTTGCTAACCTCTGATGAGTTAGAAGCTCTTAGAAGTTTAAATGACCACATCGAGTTAGAAGATGTTAAAGATATCTATCTTCCATTAATCAATTTAATTAATATTTATAAAAAGAGTGTTGATGATTTAGCTTTTTCAAAAAGTCTTTTTTTAAAAGATCAATTAAACAAACGCCCTTTCATCATTGGTATTTCTGGATCTGTTGCTGTTGGAAAGTCAACAACTAGTCGTCTTTTGCAACTACTTCTCAGTCGTACACACCCTGAGTGTAAAGTCGAGATGGTAACCACGGATGGGTTTCTATATCCTAATCAGACCTTAATTGACAAGGGAATTCTTGAACGAAAAGGCTTTCCAGAATCTTATGATATGCCTCGTTTGCTGCATTTTTTAGACACTATCAAAAATGGTCGCAAGGTTGACATTCCAATCTATTCACATGAAATTTATGATATTATCCCTAACACTGTTCTAAGTCTAGAAGCGCCAGATTTTCTTATTGTTGAAGGCATTAATGTTTTCCAAAATCCTCAAAACGAACGTCTCTACATAGCCGATTACTTTGATTTCTCCATTTATATTGATGCCCATACAGAACATATCGAAAAATGGTACCTCGAACGTTTTTCAAAACTTTTGCTAATTGCTCAAAAGGATACAACTAACTACTACCATCGATTCACAAAGCTCACTAAACAAGAAGCTTTAGGTATCGCTAAACATACTTGGGAGTCTATTAATCTTGTCAATTTAAAACATTATATTGAGCCATCAAGAAGTCGAGCAGATATTATCCTCCACAAATCACTCAATCATAAAATTGATGAAATTTACCTCAAAAAGTGA
- the rpsT gene encoding 30S ribosomal protein S20 yields MEVNTLANIKSAIKRAELNVKQNEKNSAQKSAMRSAIKAFEANPSEELFRAASSSIDKAKSKGLIHANKASRDKARLATKLG; encoded by the coding sequence ATGGAGGTGAATACTTTGGCAAACATTAAATCAGCTATCAAACGCGCTGAACTTAACGTTAAACAAAACGAAAAAAACTCAGCACAAAAATCAGCTATGCGTTCTGCGATTAAAGCTTTTGAAGCAAACCCATCTGAAGAGCTTTTCCGCGCTGCTTCTTCAAGCATTGATAAAGCAAAATCAAAAGGTTTGATCCACGCAAACAAAGCTAGCCGTGATAAAGCGCGTCTTGCTACTAAATTAGGTTAA
- a CDS encoding sensor histidine kinase, with translation MHKYIQKKIHSDNFKPFIHFMMVFTAIFFVMTIIILQIMRLGLYSSTDNSLKRARYSAASYIAMTMARNYSWSSDGDGFGITIDPSKFKHNDDLAVLDIIVFDRFGEVINTVDAYSEFSSIKLNKKQLNRIVKETHINTYGHAENYRSVTLEVTDLAYPQVKYISFLASTRQLDEAFDRYVNVIISIMIIFWLISVITSVYLAKWSRKPIIASYEKQKSFVENASHELRTPLAVLQNRLETLFRKPNDTILEHSESIAASLDEVRNMRMLTTNLLNLARRDDGIDPNIEDISPTFFDDVFKNYQLIAQENDKELMVMNHLKRPIKSDKTLIKQLMTILVDNALKYTKKQGIISISVETKGRRLWLRVSDNGLGISDDDKSKIFDRFYRVDKARTRQSGGFGLGLSLAKQIVDTLGGEITVKDNTPQGTIFDVFL, from the coding sequence ATGCATAAATACATACAAAAAAAAATTCATTCTGATAATTTCAAGCCCTTTATCCATTTTATGATGGTATTCACTGCTATTTTCTTTGTGATGACGATTATTATTTTGCAGATTATGAGACTTGGTCTCTACTCTTCAACGGATAATAGTCTGAAAAGAGCTAGGTACTCTGCGGCTAGTTATATTGCAATGACTATGGCTAGGAATTACTCTTGGAGCTCAGATGGAGATGGTTTCGGTATTACAATCGATCCTAGTAAGTTTAAACACAATGATGATCTGGCTGTTTTAGATATTATTGTATTTGATAGATTTGGAGAGGTTATTAATACGGTTGATGCTTATTCTGAATTTTCAAGTATTAAGCTTAATAAAAAACAGCTCAATAGAATTGTTAAAGAGACTCACATCAACACTTATGGACATGCTGAAAATTATCGCAGTGTCACGCTTGAAGTTACCGATTTAGCTTATCCTCAAGTAAAATATATTAGTTTTCTAGCGAGTACGAGACAATTGGATGAGGCATTTGACCGCTATGTTAATGTTATTATAAGCATTATGATTATCTTTTGGTTGATATCAGTTATCACTAGTGTTTATCTAGCCAAGTGGAGTCGTAAACCAATCATTGCTAGTTATGAAAAACAAAAGAGCTTTGTTGAAAATGCCAGCCATGAATTAAGAACGCCCCTGGCTGTACTCCAAAATCGCTTAGAAACCTTGTTTAGAAAACCTAATGATACTATTCTTGAACATAGCGAGAGTATTGCAGCAAGTCTTGATGAAGTTAGAAATATGAGAATGTTAACGACAAATCTCTTAAACTTAGCTCGTCGTGATGATGGTATTGACCCGAACATAGAAGATATTTCACCAACATTTTTTGATGATGTCTTTAAAAATTACCAATTAATTGCTCAAGAGAATGACAAGGAGTTAATGGTAATGAATCATTTGAAACGACCTATTAAATCAGATAAAACGCTCATAAAACAGTTGATGACTATTTTAGTTGATAACGCCTTGAAATATACAAAGAAGCAAGGGATTATTAGTATTTCTGTTGAAACCAAAGGGCGCCGTTTGTGGTTGAGAGTATCTGATAATGGTCTAGGTATTTCAGATGATGATAAATCGAAAATCTTTGATCGATTTTACCGTGTTGATAAAGCAAGAACGAGACAATCTGGTGGATTTGGTCTAGGTTTATCTCTTGCCAAGCAGATTGTAGATACTTTAGGTGGAGAGATAACAGTAAAAGATAATACACCTCAAGGAACTATTTTTGATGTTTTCTTATAA
- a CDS encoding response regulator transcription factor: MIKLLLVEDDLSLSNSVFDFLDDFADVMQVFDGEEGLYEAESGVYDLILLDLMLPEKNGFQVLKELREKGITTPVLIMTAKEGLDDKGHGFELGADDYLTKPFYLEELKMRIQALLKRSGKLTDHTIVYGNISVDTTINRVTVDGKEVEFLGKEFELLMYFLQNQNVILPKTQIFDRLWGFDSDTTLSVVEVYVSKIRKKLKGTSFADHLQTLRSVGYILKDA; this comes from the coding sequence ATGATAAAATTACTCTTGGTTGAAGATGATTTGAGTTTGTCCAATTCTGTATTTGATTTTCTGGATGATTTTGCAGATGTGATGCAGGTCTTTGATGGGGAAGAAGGATTGTATGAAGCTGAATCTGGCGTTTATGATCTTATTTTATTAGATCTTATGCTTCCAGAAAAAAATGGTTTTCAAGTGCTAAAAGAGCTTCGAGAAAAAGGGATAACAACGCCTGTTTTAATTATGACAGCAAAGGAAGGGTTGGATGATAAGGGACATGGTTTTGAGTTAGGAGCAGATGATTATTTAACTAAGCCATTTTATCTAGAAGAATTAAAAATGAGAATCCAAGCCTTACTTAAACGTTCTGGAAAGCTGACCGATCATACCATCGTATACGGTAATATTAGCGTTGACACGACAATTAATCGTGTTACAGTAGATGGCAAAGAAGTAGAATTTTTAGGTAAAGAATTTGAATTGTTAATGTACTTTCTACAAAACCAAAATGTTATTTTACCTAAAACACAGATTTTTGATCGTTTATGGGGATTTGATAGCGATACAACGCTTTCGGTTGTTGAAGTTTATGTGTCAAAAATCCGTAAAAAACTTAAAGGAACGAGTTTTGCAGATCATTTACAGACTTTAAGAAGTGTTGGTTATATTTTAAAAGATGCATAA
- a CDS encoding M1 family metallopeptidase: protein MKVVEHLIETFIPENYNLFLDINRQEKQFSGNVAITGEALDNQIALHQKDLHIESVKLDNEALTFEVDQDNECVRIDSPDTGMMTLVIEFSGQITDNMTGIYPSYYTENGVKKEVISTQFESHFAREAFPCVDEPEAKATFDLSLKFDQVEGEIALSNMPESNPELRQETGVWSFETTPRMSSYLLAFGFGDLQGKTQTSKNGTEVGIFSTKAHPLKSLDFALDIAVRVIDFYEDYFGVTYPIPLSYHLALPDFSAGAMENWGLVTYREIYLLVDDNSTVSSRQQVALVIAHELAHQWFGNLVTMKWWDDLWLNESFANMMEYVAIVAIEPSWNIFEDFQTGGVPHALKRDATDGVQSVHVEVKHPDEINTLFDAAIVYAKGSRLMHMLRRWLGDDAFAAGLNAYFKKHQYQNTVGYDLWRALSDASGKDVSGFMNSWLEQPGYPVVTVSVEDDNLVISQEQFFIGEGEEVGRLWQVPLNSNWEGLPDTLIEERLVIPNYSQLAVQNEGALRLNTENTAHYISNYKGELLEAIFNDLESLDATSQLQVVEERRLLAEGGKISYAELVPLIERLSKADSYMVISAISSVLNGLDKFIDENSEEEAAKHDLIRRIFHDKFERLGFLPSPEESDEDEMVRQLVLAQLIEAHDLDVTAEASQLFAQYRDDLEKIPASIRAVLLINEFKSSETAELLNEYIGYYVKTNDGTFKRQLSQAIAHTKDAQNLSTILEYFKDKDIIKPQDLSAWYGALLSHRFSQDTVWQWSKVNWEWIKSVLGGDMSFDSFVIIPSRLFKTPTALEEYKSFFEPQLDDMAISRNISMGIKEISARLELINKEKEAVSNALLK from the coding sequence ATGAAAGTAGTCGAACACTTGATTGAAACGTTTATTCCAGAAAACTATAATCTTTTTCTTGACATAAATCGTCAGGAAAAACAATTTTCAGGTAATGTTGCTATCACAGGAGAAGCTTTAGACAATCAGATTGCCTTGCATCAAAAAGATTTGCATATTGAATCTGTAAAACTAGATAATGAAGCACTTACTTTTGAGGTGGATCAGGACAATGAATGTGTCCGCATTGATTCACCAGATACTGGTATGATGACACTTGTCATTGAATTTTCAGGTCAAATCACTGATAATATGACTGGTATTTACCCGTCTTATTACACAGAAAATGGTGTCAAAAAAGAGGTTATTTCAACACAGTTTGAAAGTCATTTTGCACGAGAAGCTTTCCCTTGCGTTGATGAACCTGAGGCAAAAGCAACCTTTGATTTATCCTTGAAGTTTGATCAAGTAGAAGGTGAAATTGCTCTTTCTAATATGCCTGAATCAAACCCAGAACTTCGTCAAGAAACAGGTGTTTGGAGTTTTGAAACAACGCCACGCATGTCTTCATATTTGCTAGCATTTGGTTTTGGTGATTTACAAGGAAAAACACAAACCTCTAAAAACGGAACAGAAGTAGGTATCTTCTCAACTAAGGCTCATCCCTTAAAATCACTTGATTTTGCGCTGGATATTGCTGTTCGTGTCATTGATTTCTATGAAGATTATTTTGGTGTTACTTACCCAATTCCATTGTCATACCATTTAGCCTTACCTGATTTCTCTGCGGGAGCTATGGAAAACTGGGGGCTTGTGACTTACCGTGAAATCTACCTTTTAGTTGATGATAATTCTACAGTATCCAGTCGTCAACAGGTAGCCCTTGTTATTGCCCATGAGTTGGCTCATCAATGGTTCGGTAATCTGGTAACCATGAAATGGTGGGATGATTTATGGCTAAATGAAAGTTTTGCCAATATGATGGAATACGTGGCTATTGTTGCTATCGAACCATCTTGGAATATTTTTGAAGACTTCCAAACAGGTGGAGTTCCTCATGCTCTTAAACGTGATGCAACTGATGGTGTTCAATCTGTTCATGTTGAAGTCAAACATCCTGATGAAATTAATACCTTATTTGATGCTGCTATTGTTTATGCTAAAGGTAGTCGTCTCATGCACATGTTGCGTCGTTGGCTTGGCGATGATGCCTTTGCAGCTGGTTTAAACGCCTATTTCAAGAAACACCAATATCAAAATACAGTAGGCTACGATCTTTGGAGAGCATTGTCGGATGCTTCAGGTAAAGATGTCTCTGGTTTTATGAATTCATGGCTTGAACAACCAGGTTATCCAGTGGTTACTGTCTCTGTTGAAGATGACAATTTAGTGATCAGTCAGGAACAATTCTTTATTGGTGAAGGTGAAGAAGTTGGACGATTGTGGCAAGTTCCACTTAATAGTAACTGGGAAGGTCTTCCAGATACTTTAATAGAAGAACGTCTAGTCATTCCAAATTACAGTCAATTAGCTGTGCAAAATGAGGGAGCTCTTCGATTAAATACGGAAAACACAGCTCATTACATCTCTAATTATAAGGGAGAGCTTTTGGAGGCGATTTTCAATGATTTAGAATCTCTAGATGCAACTAGCCAATTGCAAGTTGTCGAAGAGCGTCGTTTATTAGCTGAAGGTGGTAAGATTTCTTATGCCGAACTCGTCCCTCTAATTGAGCGACTATCAAAAGCTGATTCTTACATGGTTATTTCTGCAATTAGTTCAGTCTTGAATGGTCTTGATAAGTTTATTGATGAAAATAGTGAAGAAGAAGCTGCAAAACATGATTTGATTCGCCGTATTTTCCATGATAAATTTGAACGTCTAGGTTTCTTACCGAGTCCAGAAGAATCAGATGAAGATGAAATGGTTCGTCAATTAGTTTTAGCACAATTGATCGAAGCGCATGACCTTGATGTAACAGCAGAAGCAAGTCAATTGTTTGCACAGTACCGCGACGATTTAGAAAAAATTCCTGCTTCAATCCGTGCAGTGTTATTGATTAATGAATTTAAATCATCTGAAACTGCTGAATTGTTAAATGAATATATTGGGTATTATGTTAAGACAAACGATGGCACCTTTAAGCGTCAATTATCTCAAGCTATTGCTCACACTAAGGATGCGCAGAATCTCTCAACAATTTTAGAGTATTTTAAAGATAAGGATATCATTAAACCACAAGACTTATCAGCTTGGTATGGAGCTCTTTTAAGTCATCGGTTTAGTCAAGATACTGTATGGCAATGGTCGAAAGTAAACTGGGAATGGATTAAATCTGTTCTTGGAGGTGACATGAGTTTTGATTCTTTTGTCATTATCCCTTCACGTCTATTTAAAACACCAACAGCTCTTGAAGAATATAAATCCTTCTTTGAACCTCAATTAGACGATATGGCTATCAGCCGTAATATCTCTATGGGTATTAAAGAAATTTCAGCTCGTCTTGAGTTAATTAATAAAGAAAAAGAAGCTGTTTCAAATGCCCTTTTGAAATAA